Proteins co-encoded in one Ammoniphilus sp. CFH 90114 genomic window:
- a CDS encoding YheC/YheD family protein, whose protein sequence is MENSALGIMTVHAPGKPPFPERVFFRRLIERGQKEGISVIVFHPTAIHFETQKLNGFTLDQKGKWQTITAPIPPFIYDRCFYLGTKYNRTYKPQIDRLLSLKGIRFLGVGLKGKWQMYQLVKNHPTLASYLPPTERVENLDQIQSWLQRYPSIILKPMSGSLGIGVMKASKSNSAIIVEGRGKNNVPFRKSFKSFQSFCTFFKSRIERWKYLIQPYLTLKTQHGVPFDVRLLVQKDGTGQWVTTGSAIRMGQSKSITSNLHGGGKAFSFHQFLEQYYTPVQAEKINSKIAIIERTLPKYLEKHHGPLVEIGIDIGIDSDQNVWLIEVNSKPGRQIFEQLQDKEAVLKSQLSPLYYAKYLMRSY, encoded by the coding sequence ATGGAGAACTCCGCTTTAGGCATCATGACTGTGCATGCTCCTGGTAAACCTCCCTTTCCAGAGCGCGTTTTTTTTCGAAGACTTATTGAAAGGGGTCAGAAGGAAGGGATTTCGGTTATTGTCTTTCACCCGACTGCAATCCATTTTGAAACGCAAAAATTAAACGGCTTTACTCTTGATCAGAAAGGGAAGTGGCAGACGATAACAGCCCCTATTCCCCCTTTCATCTACGATCGTTGTTTCTACTTAGGTACCAAGTATAACCGAACCTATAAACCGCAGATCGACAGGTTACTCTCCTTGAAAGGAATCCGCTTCCTCGGGGTGGGGTTAAAAGGCAAGTGGCAAATGTATCAGCTGGTGAAAAATCACCCCACACTCGCCTCTTATCTCCCACCCACTGAAAGGGTAGAAAATCTAGATCAAATACAGTCCTGGCTTCAGCGATATCCCTCTATTATTCTCAAACCCATGAGCGGATCACTTGGCATCGGAGTGATGAAGGCGAGTAAATCCAACAGTGCGATAATCGTGGAAGGCCGTGGCAAGAATAACGTTCCTTTTCGAAAAAGCTTCAAATCGTTTCAAAGCTTCTGTACTTTTTTCAAGTCGCGTATTGAAAGATGGAAATATCTTATTCAGCCTTACTTGACGTTAAAAACGCAGCATGGAGTTCCCTTTGACGTTCGGTTACTCGTTCAAAAAGATGGAACTGGACAATGGGTAACAACAGGTTCCGCTATACGAATGGGGCAGTCAAAAAGCATTACTTCCAATCTTCACGGAGGGGGCAAGGCTTTCTCCTTTCATCAGTTTTTGGAGCAATACTATACCCCTGTGCAAGCTGAAAAAATCAATTCAAAGATCGCAATCATAGAGAGAACACTTCCCAAATATCTTGAGAAACATCATGGACCACTTGTGGAAATAGGCATTGATATTGGCATAGATAGCGACCAGAACGTATGGCTCATCGAAGTCAACTCAAAGCCTGGCAGACAGATTTTTGAGCAGCTTCAAGATAAAGAGGCCGTCCTGAAATCTCAATTGAGTCCACTCTATTATGCGAAATATCTAATGCGATCCTACTAG
- a CDS encoding YheC/YheD family protein — translation MESKRVRIQFLQTSKYNGIVLSNDLCRSLGIENRNQIYVQLGQRRVLTRLFKARKGTNEIWFSPQLKRELVVPFSGQLHAKVEGDTLRIGPVVGILSTGISIVNNQLVSKRASFFRHLLSAQRGEALYYYLFTPSSVDWEAKTVRGMFLQEGPSGSYWRQAVVPLPDVVYNRIPDRYSEKASTVQTFKAKLEHLTDAKMFNPTFFNKWSIHQQLQDHSFASQHIPETFVGPSVTKVQSMLQNHRMVYLKPVAGSLGLGIMKIVYRPGAGYFLSYHNNSQNVIRRYRTLAALLQAHIPRSRLNTYLVQQGIQLIKYNGRPLDFRVHAHKNRENQWVIAAIAAKIAGQGSVTTHVRTGGTVVSGEDLIKQVFQGQGANVERKLRETTVRMAEAIESRLNQHIGELGFDIGIDERGHIWMFEANSRPGRSIFKHNSFKEADKKSIRLIVDYSRYLANFK, via the coding sequence ATGGAGTCTAAAAGAGTACGCATCCAGTTCTTGCAGACCAGTAAATATAATGGCATTGTTTTGTCTAATGACCTCTGCAGGTCCTTGGGAATAGAAAATAGAAATCAAATTTATGTGCAATTAGGTCAAAGGCGAGTATTAACCAGATTATTCAAAGCTAGGAAAGGGACGAACGAGATCTGGTTTTCACCCCAATTAAAGAGAGAGCTTGTCGTTCCTTTCAGTGGGCAGCTCCACGCGAAGGTGGAGGGCGATACGCTACGTATCGGACCTGTTGTTGGAATTCTTAGTACAGGAATATCTATTGTCAATAATCAACTCGTAAGTAAACGCGCCTCTTTCTTCCGGCATCTATTGTCCGCTCAGCGTGGGGAAGCCCTGTATTACTACTTATTTACACCTTCTAGTGTCGACTGGGAGGCTAAAACCGTAAGAGGGATGTTCTTGCAAGAAGGACCTAGCGGTTCTTATTGGCGTCAGGCTGTGGTCCCGCTCCCTGATGTGGTCTATAACCGCATTCCTGACCGTTACTCAGAAAAAGCGTCAACTGTTCAAACCTTTAAAGCCAAGCTGGAGCACCTGACGGATGCCAAGATGTTTAATCCAACGTTCTTTAATAAATGGTCCATACACCAGCAGCTGCAAGACCATAGCTTCGCAAGCCAACATATTCCCGAAACATTTGTAGGCCCTTCCGTCACGAAAGTGCAAAGTATGCTGCAGAATCATCGAATGGTCTATCTCAAGCCTGTGGCTGGGAGCCTAGGGTTAGGCATTATGAAAATTGTTTATCGTCCCGGTGCTGGGTATTTTTTGAGCTATCATAATAATTCACAAAATGTTATACGCAGATATCGGACCCTCGCTGCCTTGCTGCAAGCTCATATCCCCAGATCCCGGTTAAACACATACTTGGTTCAACAAGGCATACAGCTTATTAAGTATAACGGCAGACCACTGGATTTCCGCGTGCATGCGCACAAGAATAGGGAAAATCAATGGGTCATTGCTGCTATTGCAGCCAAAATTGCTGGTCAAGGAAGCGTCACGACGCATGTGCGTACGGGAGGAACGGTCGTATCTGGCGAGGATTTAATTAAGCAAGTATTCCAAGGTCAAGGGGCAAATGTGGAAAGAAAGCTAAGAGAAACGACTGTCAGAATGGCCGAAGCCATTGAGTCACGCTTAAACCAGCACATCGGTGAACTCGGATTTGATATTGGAATTGATGAGCGTGGACATATTTGGATGTTTGAAGCGAACTCACGCCCCGGCAGATCTATATTTAAGCATAATAGCTTCAAAGAAGCTGATAAAAAGTCCATTCGATTAATTGTAGATTACAGCCGCTATCTAGCCAACTTTAAGTAA
- a CDS encoding YheC/YheD family protein produces MTTPKLPILSFRPTSHQWTLHVPQTELQRLGNKELSVRFGAEKKSQKVALSTSSPQADSIASKVRVIQRQGGLSVGPFIGILTMSRGSEFKGNKNNYMDIIQTARQLGAFVYVFTVEDINWNNRTTKAFLYDPKVGWAKTTDLPLPDVVYNRIPYREDEMKDYVQTTLKRLQSMPNLQLYNNHFFNKWNLYETLGKNPRVADYIPESQKLSSRREFYYMLNKYSLLYLKPISGKAGKGIMRLESDQGIYTLKIRQGNKTIGKRYQDATALWNEIKSKVSTGYVVQEGITLLTYQGRPFDIRVLVQKDGTGTWKPSGVGIRVAGKNSITTHVPRGGSIASPDAVLKKIMNDSEYAAFMERLRRTVLELASSLEEAYPSLGEFSMDLGLTKDKKLWFFEANAKPMKFDEPHIRKTSLERIVQYAQYLSNFSPKGETTRGN; encoded by the coding sequence ATGACAACACCAAAACTTCCCATTTTATCCTTCCGACCAACCTCCCACCAATGGACGCTCCACGTCCCCCAAACAGAACTACAGCGGTTAGGAAACAAGGAGTTATCCGTTAGATTCGGGGCAGAGAAAAAGTCACAGAAGGTGGCTCTCTCGACTTCCTCCCCACAGGCGGATTCCATCGCCTCAAAGGTCCGCGTCATACAACGGCAAGGAGGGCTTTCTGTGGGTCCCTTCATTGGGATCTTAACCATGAGTAGAGGATCTGAATTTAAAGGAAACAAAAACAACTATATGGACATTATACAAACTGCAAGGCAGTTAGGCGCATTTGTCTATGTATTTACTGTAGAGGATATTAATTGGAATAACCGGACGACTAAAGCTTTCCTTTATGACCCCAAGGTTGGATGGGCAAAAACGACAGACCTTCCCTTGCCAGACGTTGTCTATAATCGCATTCCTTATCGGGAAGACGAGATGAAGGACTATGTACAGACCACTCTAAAAAGACTACAATCCATGCCCAACTTGCAATTATATAACAACCACTTCTTTAATAAATGGAACTTGTATGAAACTTTAGGAAAAAATCCTCGTGTGGCTGATTACATTCCCGAATCACAGAAACTTTCCTCGCGTAGAGAATTCTACTATATGCTAAACAAATATTCGTTGCTCTACCTCAAGCCTATATCCGGTAAAGCGGGAAAGGGAATTATGAGACTTGAGTCAGATCAAGGAATATACACACTAAAAATCCGCCAAGGAAATAAGACGATTGGCAAGAGATATCAAGATGCAACGGCATTATGGAATGAGATCAAATCCAAGGTCAGTACAGGTTACGTCGTTCAGGAAGGAATTACTCTCCTCACCTATCAAGGGCGGCCATTCGACATTCGTGTTCTCGTCCAAAAGGATGGTACAGGAACTTGGAAGCCTTCTGGAGTAGGAATTCGTGTGGCGGGCAAAAACAGTATTACCACCCATGTCCCTAGAGGAGGATCCATTGCTTCTCCTGACGCCGTACTGAAAAAGATCATGAATGATTCGGAATATGCGGCCTTTATGGAACGTTTGAGAAGAACGGTTCTCGAGTTGGCCTCTTCCCTAGAGGAAGCCTACCCATCCTTAGGGGAGTTCTCTATGGATCTAGGACTAACAAAAGATAAAAAGCTGTGGTTTTTTGAGGCAAACGCTAAGCCAATGAAATTTGACGAACCACATATTCGAAAAACGTCTCTCGAGCGCATCGTCCAATATGCGCAATATCTATCTAATTTTTCTCCGAAAGGAGAGACGACACGTGGAAATTAA
- a CDS encoding N-acetyltransferase, with protein sequence MEIKQITPDTLPKVRQRLIQFLRLHGDKRITKQGIRWLQRLKSEEVMLPGNVILIAIEDKIMTGLIAVADYGRAESYVAVHKRYRQKQTGVTLIQELMRRIDKAYGRVALDNVPSLKMCFAMGMVGFKLVTGITGKPTLWLGLGNWKKEDVE encoded by the coding sequence GTGGAAATTAAGCAAATCACCCCGGACACCCTTCCGAAGGTCCGCCAACGATTAATTCAATTTCTTAGACTACACGGAGACAAACGAATAACGAAACAAGGAATTCGGTGGCTGCAAAGATTAAAGAGTGAAGAGGTTATGTTACCTGGAAATGTGATCTTGATTGCAATTGAAGACAAGATCATGACGGGTCTCATTGCGGTCGCCGATTATGGACGCGCGGAATCCTATGTAGCTGTTCATAAACGCTATCGTCAAAAGCAAACAGGAGTCACCTTAATTCAGGAATTAATGAGAAGGATAGATAAAGCGTATGGTAGGGTCGCTCTAGATAATGTTCCTAGTCTTAAGATGTGCTTTGCCATGGGAATGGTTGGCTTCAAGCTCGTTACGGGGATAACAGGCAAACCTACGCTGTGGCTAGGATTAGGAAACTGGAAGAAAGAAGATGTGGAATAA
- a CDS encoding YheC/YheD family protein: MAGPMKLGILTWRKGSYVEEKTFFTHLAKEAEALNTEVFLFAPGDRLASGQFKGLVYKKGKGWTPGIFHSPHIVYDRFRNMQPQAFKKFVQFRNQTSLPFLNSRLAHKWNLHRFLQNHPNIAKWLPESLFLESTRDVYTLLRKYPTIYIKPVNGTGGRGILSISKKAEESFLIQGRDNKRRIVRKLLTTTAQLNQLISNWTKDAKYIVQQGLQLEWEPGLVTDFRLLVQKDAAGAWSITGLGGKVGTKNSATSNLHSGGKAVNPDAYLSRFLAESKRRSIFEECNSLGLLVAQVLEKKFGRLTELGIDLGIDRDGKVWIIEVNNKPGRDLFHQIGDVTTYRKAVRRPVEYARYLYDRGEA; encoded by the coding sequence ATGGCAGGTCCCATGAAGCTTGGTATATTGACTTGGAGAAAAGGGAGTTATGTCGAGGAGAAGACGTTCTTTACCCATCTGGCTAAAGAAGCTGAAGCTCTTAATACAGAAGTGTTTTTGTTTGCCCCCGGAGATCGATTAGCATCAGGCCAGTTTAAAGGATTAGTCTACAAAAAAGGTAAGGGATGGACTCCCGGAATCTTTCATTCACCACATATCGTATACGACCGTTTTCGAAATATGCAGCCTCAGGCCTTTAAGAAATTTGTTCAATTTCGCAATCAAACCTCCCTCCCCTTTTTAAATTCTCGTCTTGCTCATAAGTGGAACCTTCATCGATTTTTGCAGAACCATCCGAATATAGCCAAATGGCTTCCGGAAAGCTTATTCTTAGAAAGTACTAGGGACGTCTATACTCTACTTAGAAAGTACCCAACCATCTATATTAAGCCTGTGAACGGAACAGGTGGACGTGGGATCCTGTCCATTTCTAAAAAAGCGGAAGAATCCTTCTTAATCCAAGGCAGGGACAATAAACGGAGAATTGTGAGAAAGCTGCTTACTACGACAGCTCAGTTGAATCAGCTTATCTCCAACTGGACTAAAGATGCGAAATATATCGTACAACAAGGGCTTCAGTTAGAATGGGAACCCGGTCTCGTAACTGACTTTCGTCTACTCGTTCAGAAAGATGCAGCGGGCGCTTGGAGTATTACGGGACTCGGAGGAAAAGTAGGAACGAAAAATAGCGCCACTTCCAACCTGCACAGCGGAGGGAAGGCGGTAAACCCTGATGCTTACCTGAGTAGATTCTTAGCCGAATCTAAACGAAGATCCATCTTTGAAGAATGTAATTCGCTTGGACTCCTTGTCGCTCAAGTCCTAGAGAAGAAGTTTGGAAGACTTACCGAATTAGGTATAGACCTCGGCATCGACCGGGACGGCAAAGTATGGATCATCGAGGTCAACAACAAACCAGGAAGAGATCTCTTTCACCAGATTGGAGACGTAACCACGTATAGGAAGGCCGTTCGACGTCCGGTTGAATACGCAAGATACCTATATGACCGAGGCGAAGCCTAA
- a CDS encoding SpoVR family protein — MTLEEKKQLERAIDEITEIAVGFGLDFYPMRYEICPADIIYTFGAYGMPTRFSHWSFGKSFHRMKLQYDLGLSKIYELVINSNPCYAFLLEGNSLIQNKLIVAHVLGHCDFFKNNIRFSNTNRDMVESMSASAERIRQYEILYGKEEVESFLDAILAVQEHIDPGLFASKLRWSNQEPRKEKKGLAKSGRYDDLWGLDPEEQAKRKAAAENETNETKFPPEPEKDLLLFIEGYAPHLKDWQKDILTIMRNEMLYFWPQLETKIMNEGWASYWHQRILREMELTESETVEFAKLNAGVVQPSTTSINPYYLGLKMFEYIENKWDNPTEEEQQKFGRKMGQGRKKMFEIRELDSDISFIRNYLTKELVEELDMYVFAKQGNDWTITDKTWEIVRDQLVTSRVNGGFPYLTVENGDYLKNGELYIKHHFEGMELDIKYVEKTLPYVYKLWGKTVHLESTVEERQVLFSHDGKKTHRRFM; from the coding sequence ATGACGCTAGAGGAAAAAAAACAACTCGAAAGAGCCATTGATGAAATTACCGAAATCGCAGTAGGATTTGGTTTGGACTTTTACCCTATGCGTTATGAGATATGCCCGGCGGATATTATATATACCTTTGGTGCGTATGGCATGCCGACCCGTTTCTCTCATTGGAGTTTTGGTAAATCCTTTCACAGGATGAAGCTTCAATATGATCTGGGATTAAGTAAAATCTATGAGTTGGTTATTAACTCGAATCCATGCTATGCCTTCCTATTGGAAGGGAACAGCCTGATTCAAAATAAGCTTATTGTTGCTCATGTTCTGGGACATTGTGATTTTTTTAAGAATAATATTCGTTTTTCGAATACCAATCGGGATATGGTTGAAAGTATGTCAGCCAGTGCTGAACGCATACGCCAATACGAAATTTTATATGGGAAGGAGGAAGTAGAGAGCTTTCTAGATGCTATATTAGCCGTTCAGGAGCATATTGATCCTGGATTGTTCGCCTCTAAACTTCGATGGAGCAACCAGGAGCCCCGGAAGGAGAAAAAGGGATTGGCGAAGAGTGGCCGCTATGATGACCTATGGGGACTCGACCCTGAAGAACAAGCAAAAAGAAAGGCGGCCGCTGAAAACGAAACCAATGAGACGAAGTTTCCGCCCGAGCCAGAAAAGGACCTCTTACTCTTTATTGAAGGCTACGCCCCTCATTTGAAGGACTGGCAGAAGGATATTCTGACCATCATGCGAAACGAGATGCTTTATTTCTGGCCGCAGCTTGAGACTAAAATCATGAATGAGGGTTGGGCTTCCTATTGGCATCAAAGAATACTCCGAGAAATGGAATTAACCGAATCAGAAACGGTCGAGTTTGCTAAATTGAACGCAGGCGTAGTTCAACCTTCCACGACAAGCATCAATCCATATTACTTGGGCTTAAAGATGTTTGAATATATAGAAAATAAGTGGGATAATCCGACGGAAGAAGAGCAACAAAAATTCGGACGAAAGATGGGGCAAGGACGCAAAAAAATGTTTGAAATTAGAGAACTTGATTCGGATATTTCCTTTATACGCAATTACTTAACAAAAGAACTTGTGGAAGAATTAGATATGTATGTGTTTGCCAAACAAGGCAACGACTGGACCATAACAGATAAGACCTGGGAGATCGTCCGCGACCAGTTAGTCACTTCACGTGTGAATGGAGGATTTCCTTATCTTACTGTAGAAAATGGAGATTACTTAAAGAATGGTGAGCTCTATATTAAACACCATTTTGAAGGGATGGAGCTCGATATTAAGTATGTGGAGAAAACCCTGCCATACGTTTATAAGCTATGGGGGAAAACGGTCCATCTGGAGTCTACTGTGGAGGAACGACAAGTCCTGTTTAGTCATGATGGCAAGAAAACTCACCGGAGATTTATGTAA
- a CDS encoding hemerythrin domain-containing protein, translating into MIENTVTDRISLLIGQHEELKSISNTAQKLIFTATRPVMKELISQLFKLTEEHVKQEEEILLPLLKEMYYSDAQEISGFIIDEHNQIRKQLMVLMDSMDSFDEHDTEWAHSIQCVLINQLAHIFEEEQVLFPLIKKHFSQKSSHLRHLN; encoded by the coding sequence ATGATAGAGAACACTGTAACCGACCGTATAAGTCTACTGATTGGGCAGCATGAGGAGCTTAAATCAATCTCAAATACAGCACAGAAATTGATATTCACCGCTACTCGTCCTGTAATGAAAGAATTGATCTCTCAATTGTTTAAACTAACGGAAGAGCATGTTAAACAAGAAGAGGAGATTCTTTTACCTTTATTAAAAGAGATGTATTACTCTGATGCTCAGGAGATCTCTGGATTTATCATAGACGAGCATAATCAGATCAGAAAGCAGTTGATGGTACTTATGGATTCTATGGATTCATTCGATGAACATGATACGGAATGGGCACATTCTATTCAATGTGTATTGATTAATCAATTAGCCCACATCTTTGAAGAAGAACAGGTGCTGTTCCCACTAATCAAAAAGCATTTCAGTCAAAAAAGTTCACATTTGAGACATCTTAACTAA